In the genome of Stegostoma tigrinum isolate sSteTig4 chromosome 29, sSteTig4.hap1, whole genome shotgun sequence, one region contains:
- the LOC125465506 gene encoding lysophosphatidic acid receptor 6-like, producing MTYNTSISNTACRPQKLIIFIPIFLSVIFLTGCILSALSLYTFWFRFKKWKTGMIIQFHLALSDMTIVPVAPFMISCFSMANHWPFGQFLCQLKVFLLFIHMYGSIYFLTLVSMHRYITVVRLTKHNIFKDQRFVKSICVGIWIFLFMSALPFFFVLKTSEVYNITQCLRVHQTEMSTVYFTWSMVILFPGFIIPFGVSVTCYILLGSYIVKMDTTLARGKAMKVKSIGMIAVSLVIFLICCLPVQVSRLVAVTVKQFHPESCELLYKIEDIYYTSIVLANVNCCLDPLLYWFSSRRFQEAFKSTLSALRCHCKEQNQQNFNTDNSTTAARPIS from the coding sequence ATGACCTACAATACTTCAATCAGTAACACTGCATGTAGACCCCAGAAGCTGATTATTTTCATCCCTATTTTTCTAAGTGTGATTTTTCTAACTGGTTGTATCCTGAGTGCCTTGAGCCTTTATACCTTTTGGTTTCGCTTCAAGAAATGGAAAACCGGAATGATCATCCAGTTTCATTTGGCTTTATCAGATATGACAATCGTGCCAGTAGCACCATTTATGATCAGCTGTTTCTCCATGGCAAATCATTGGCCATTTGGACAGTTCCTGTGTCAGTTAAAAGTGTTCTTATTATTCATACATATGTATGGCAGTATCTACTTTCTGACTTTGGTGAGCATGCATAGGTATATCACAGTGGTACGTTTAACTAAACATAACATTTTTAAGGACCAAAGATTTGTGAAGTCAATTTGTGTAGGCATATGGATTTTCCTCTTTATGAGTGCATTGCCGTTCTTTTTTGTCCTCAAAACATCAGAAGTCTATAACATTACCCAATGTTTACGCGTGCACCAAACAGAAATGTCAACTGTCTATTTCACATGGAGTATGGTAATTTTATTTCCTGGGTTCATCATCCCATTTGGAGTTTCTGTCACTTGCTATATCCTGCTTGGATCTTATATCGTTAAAATGGATACCACACTTGCAAGgggaaaagcaatgaaagtgaAATCGATAGGGATGATTGCTGTGTCTCTGGTTATATTTCTCATTTGCTGTTTGCCGGTACAGGTGTCGCGTTTAGTTGCTGTTACAGTGAAACAGTTCCACCCTGAGAGTTGCGAGTTGCTGTACAAGATCGAAGATATTTATTATACATCTATTGTGCTTGCCAATGTGAACTGTTGCTTGGATCCTCTACTCTATTGGTTTTCTAGCAGGAGATTTCAAGAAGCTTTCAAAAGTACTCTAAGTGCATTGAGATGCCATTGCAAAGAGCAGAACCAACAGAACTTCAACACAGATAACTCAACTACTGCAGCAAGGCCTATTAGTTAG